In one Drosophila albomicans strain 15112-1751.03 chromosome X, ASM965048v2, whole genome shotgun sequence genomic region, the following are encoded:
- the LOC117577831 gene encoding uncharacterized protein LOC117577831 yields MSDDFLTFLKFSMHCFKYIYIYFVCVNILESLIQGHESSSN; encoded by the coding sequence ATGTCTGATGACTTTTTGACATTCTTAAAATTCAGCATGCATTGCTTTAAGTACATCTACAtttactttgtgtgtgtgaacatCTTGGAGAGTTTAATTCAAGGCCATGAAAGCAGCtccaactga
- the LOC117577832 gene encoding basic proline-rich protein — protein MHRHSSTENTSVKMRLNLSYFLGLLLVLLCGTAIVSARPQGPCGPPPSGPPPSGTPPPGGPPGGRCGPPPSTTASSG, from the exons ATGCATCGGCATTCGTCAACTGAAAATACAAGTGTCAAGATGCGTCTAAACCTGAGCTACTTCCTCGGGCTCCTCCTCGTGCTGCTCTGCGGCACTGCAATTGTG AGTGCCAGACCTCAGGGTCCTTGTGGTCCACCGCCCAGCGGACCTCCACCAAGCGGAACTCCACCACCCGGCGGTCCACCTGGCGGTCGCTGTGGACCACCGCCTTCGACCACCGCATCATCGGGATAA